A region of the Geomonas subterranea genome:
ACGGCTTCCTGGGGACCCGTTACCGCTTCGGCGGGAGCTCGCGCTCCGGTATCGACTGCTCCAGCTTCGTGCAGCACGTCTTCAAGGAGCTGGAAGTCTCCCTGCCGCGCACGGCCCGCGAGCAGTTCGAAGTCGGCAACGCCGTGGCTCCGGGCGATCTGCAGAGGGGGGACCTGATCTTCTTCGCCACCTATGCCTCCTATCCTTCCCACGTCGGCATCTACCTCGGCAACAACAAGATGATTCACGCCTCCTCGCGTGACCGCAGGGTGGTGATCTCCTCCCTGAACACTTCCTACTACCGTTCGCGCTTCCTCGGAGCCAAGCGGATCGCCAAGGTCAACCCGGATGTCTTCAAGCTTGACGACCTGATCCTCGGGGTCGAGGAGGACAACTCTGAGAACTCCATGGAAGAGGACGGGCTCACCAGCAACTAGTCTCCGGCACAAGGTACCTTCCACGAATCCGGCCCTCGGGCCGGATTTTTTTATGAGCGCTGCATGAAGATTCTCCTGGCTTACAAATGCCATCCAGAAGGGGCGCGTGACCCGTTCACCTCGCTCTTGCCGGTAGGCCTGCTTTCCCTGAGCGCGGTGCTCAGGGATGCGGGGCACAGTGTGACCCTCGCCAACCTCTCCCGCCTCCCGTGGCCGCAGGTGCGTGTGCTTTTGCACCGGCTCTCGCCAGAGCTGGTCGGCATCTCCCAGTTCACCCACAACCGTTCGGAATCCATTCGCCTGGCCCGTCTTGCCAAGGAAGTCGACCCTTCCTGCTGCGTCGTCCTAGGCGGTCCGCACGCGACCCATTCCTGGCGCGAGCAACTGGAGCGGCACCGTGAGGTGGACGCCATCGTGCTGGGGGAAGGGGAACAGACCCTGCTGGAGCTGGTTGAGGCCCGCACGGACGGGGGGGCGCTGTCGCAGGTGGCCGGGGTCGCCTGCCGTGAAGGCGGGGGGATCCTGCTGGGACCCTCCCGCGCAGCCGTGGCCGATCTGGACCAATTGCCCCTGCCGGCGCACGACCCCGGCGCGACCATCGGCGTCGATCTGCGGCGCCAGCTCGAATTCGTGATCACCTCCCGCGGGTGCCCGGCTAGTTGCCTGTTCTGCTCGTCGCCGCTTTTCTGGGGGCGCGGCGTCCGTTTCCGCTCGCCGGCCTCGGTGGTTGACGAACTGCGGTTTCTGAAGGAACGCTACGGGCTGATCTACTTCTCCTTCCGCGACGACACCTTCACCGCCAACCGTGCTCGCGTGCTGGAGATCTGCCGCCTCATCGAGGAGCAGCGGCTGCACATCCTGTGGAACTGCCAGTCCCGCGTCAACGCGGTGGATCAGGAGATGCTGGTCGCCATGAAACGGGCCGGGTGCGAGTGCGTTCAGTTCGGGGTGGAATCCGGCTCCCCGGAGATGCTCAAGGCGCTGGGGAAGAAGATCCTTCCGGCGGACGTGGAGCGGGCGGCTGCCGCCGTGCGCAAGGCGGGGATCAACCTCTCCGTCTATCTGATCACCGGTATTCCCGGGGAGGACGACGAGGACCTGCAGCAGACCGTGCGCCTGATCGACCGGATCAGGCCCCAGGACGGGCAAGTCTCACCCCTGGTGTACTACCCGGGAACGGAACTGCTGCACGGCGCGGTGCGGCGGCACGAGGTGCCGGCCGATCTCTTCGAGGAAAAGGAGGGGGAGGGGTTCCTGGTACGCCGCGATCCCTTCGTGGAGCGCTCGCGCCAGTCCATACTGAAGGCGCTGCAAAAGGCCGGCAAAAAGGGGCGCTTCAGCCGTGCCGATTTCGTCGCGCAGCGGGAACTGGTGGGCTACTGCTTCGTGACCGAGCTGCTGCAGGCGGAAACCCTGGAGCAGGAGGGGGACTGGGAGGGGGCCGTCAGGCTCTGCAAGGGGATGACGCGGCAGGAGCCGGATAACCCGTGGGGGTGGCTGCAGTTGGCGGGCTTGCAGGAGCGGGGGGGCGACCTCGAGGGCGCAGCGCGCTCCTACCGGAAGCTCGCGCAGTTGGTTCCCAACCATCTCCCGGCTTTCGTGGCCCTGGGAGAGCTGGCCCTGGCGCAGGGGGATCGTGCTGCGGCGGCGCGCCACTACCAACGGGCCCTGGAACTCGACCCCGCTGACGAGGCGGCCCTCGATGGTGCCGCCCAGGCGGGCGTGGGGCGCGGGAAAAGGTCTACCAAGCGCTGAACGTGATCTTGAGTCCTTCCCTTCGACAGGGGAGGCTGGGGCGAGACGAGAACGCGTGGGATCTCTTTGTTTCCCAGGCTGACGAACAATAAAAAAGGCGCCTCCCTTGCGGGGGGCGCCTTTTTATATCCTTGCTGCGGAGGATGGCTTACTTGTTGACAGCCAGGCCCGGTGCGAAGATGATCTTGTCGAAGGTGCGCTTCAGAGTCTTGCTCTGGAAGTTGATCATCGGCGGGGAGTCCGGGAACTCGACGGTGTCGCCGACTTTCACCGGGGTCTGCATTGCTGCAACCCACAGCTTCTCGCCTTTCTCCTCGATCAGGACGTAGGTGTACCCGCCGGAGTCCATGGTCTCGAGGACCTTACCTTTGTGACCTGCGCCCGCCTTCACTTCCTGCGGCTTCAGACCAGCGTGCGGATCGGTACCCGGAGCTGCTGCGGGCATCTGGGATGCGGGGGCTGCAGCCGGTGCCTGCTGTGCAGGTGCCTGCGGAGCTTCTTCTTTCTTCTTGCAGCCGGCAGCTGCCACTGCAACGATTGCCAACAATACGACCAAAGTCTTCTTCACAGTTTCCTCCGTGTTGGATGAAATTAAGGAATTCACAACGGTTAGAAAAAATAGCACAACACTAACGGACTTTACAACTAAAAAAAGTCTGGTATACGCGAGCGCCCGACCGTTTAGCGCCCGATGATAACCTCTCCGGTGTCGGTGATAAGGCGCGCGGGGAGCTCGAAGACCCGTTTGAAGATGTTGAAAACCCCCTTGGCGAGCGATTTAACCGGCACCGCCGTTACCTGGGGGTCCTCGATGCGTCCCTTCGCCTCGAAGTAGGTGGTGATCAGCGATTTGTCCTTTCCCGTCAGTATCCACCCGAATATCGGGATCTTGCTCACCACCTTGTCCACCGTCTGCAGCGGCTGTACCCCGACGTTCAGGTCCAGTTCGTCCCTGACCAGGTCCACTTTCCCCACCGCGGAGATGTTCATCGCGTTACTGTCCACGAACAGGTTCTGCGTCGACGCGACTCCGTTGGTGAAAGCGATGTCCCCGGTGATCTTGTTGAAGGGCATCCCGCCCGAAACCATGTCGGGGAGTTCCCCCTTGAAGAGCTGCGACACGTTCAGGATGGAGAAGATCTTCGAGAGGGTGGAGAACTTCCTGATGCTTCCGCGTTCTATCCTGAGCTTCACGTTCCCCTGGAGGCTCCGCTTGAAATCGGCCGCACTCTCCCCGCGCACGTTCAGGTCGCCCTGCAGCGAGATGGCCCCGGTCACCTCCTGTTTCTTGACCCCCAGCGAGCGCAGGAGCGCTGCGGCCGAGACCTTCTGGACGCTGCAGGTGAGCGCGTGGTGGGCCGGCGCGGTGAGGTCGCTGCGCAGCCTGCCGGTGACCTCACCCTCGAAGGAGCTGAATTCGAAGGGGAGCAGTTGCAGCACGCGGTTCTCGTAGAAGACGCTGGTTCTTAAGTGCTGGAACGGGAAGTCCTTGAATTTCCCCTCGGTCGCGGTGACGTGGGCCCTGACGGTGAGGTGCCCATCCCCTCCGGGGCCGCCGAAGAGCGGCATCAGGTCGTCGGGGTTCAGGTAGGGGGCGGCGACCACCAGCTCCGCCAGCGGGTGCTGCAGGTCCTTGACGCTCCCCTTTACCTGGAGCGAGGTCTTGCCCAGCGAACCGGAGAGCGATGTGATCTGCAGGTTGTCCTTTTGGTAGGTGAGGTTCCCCTGCACCCGCTCCACCCGCACCGGAGCGCCGCCGGTGGCGATCCCCAGGTCGGCGGGATCGACCGAGGGAGAGGTGAAGATGAGCTGCCAGCTGGGATTCTGCACCCCGGTCAGCACCCCCCGCCCGGTGATGCTGGTGGTGCCGAGCCGGACCTGGAGCTGCGAGGTCTCGTAGGTTTCGCCGTTCACCTTCACCGTGCCGTTCACCCCGGTCAGGGGCTTGATCTTCTCCCCGGGCTTAAGCGTGACACCGCTAAGGCCCACGTTGCCGCCCCAGGTGAGCCGGTCCATGTCCGGGCCCGCGGCATGCAGGAGGAGCTGCACCATGCCGGTCGGATGGTACTTCTTCACCATGGGGACCAGCTGCCCCACCTCGGTGCTCTGGAATTGGTTGGTGCGGATCTCCATGCTGACCGGGCCGTCGTATCTGCTGACGGCGGTCGCTGACAGCGAAGCGGGGGGAAGCTGGTAGCGCAGCCCCGTGATGCGGAACTGCTCCTTGTCGAACTCCATGCTGAAGGAGACGCTGTTGGTGCGCCCGGCGGGCTTCGCGACCAGGTCCTTGAAGCTGTAGGAGGCCGTGGTGAGGTCGCTGTCGCCGGAGAGCTTGTAGAGTGAGGTCCCCCCCTCGCCCTTGAGGTTGACGATGCCGTTGGTGGTGAAGGAGCCGATTCCCTTGCCCAGAAGCCAGACCACTTCCGGCTGCCTCGGCTGGACCTTCGCGGTGAAGGGGTACTGGCACGGGTGGTCGAGCGGGTAGTCGGTGATGCGCCCTTCGAGGGTAAGCGGCGAGGTGCCGAAGCGCCCGGTCATCCCCTTGAGGAAGAAGTCCTTCCCCGCAAGCTCCAGCTGGCCTTTTATGCCGGTGAAGACGGGTATGCCGGAGCCGTAATTGACTACCCCGTCCTCGACGTGCGCCTTGATGTAGAGGACGTTGTAGTTCTG
Encoded here:
- a CDS encoding B12-binding domain-containing radical SAM protein, which translates into the protein MKILLAYKCHPEGARDPFTSLLPVGLLSLSAVLRDAGHSVTLANLSRLPWPQVRVLLHRLSPELVGISQFTHNRSESIRLARLAKEVDPSCCVVLGGPHATHSWREQLERHREVDAIVLGEGEQTLLELVEARTDGGALSQVAGVACREGGGILLGPSRAAVADLDQLPLPAHDPGATIGVDLRRQLEFVITSRGCPASCLFCSSPLFWGRGVRFRSPASVVDELRFLKERYGLIYFSFRDDTFTANRARVLEICRLIEEQRLHILWNCQSRVNAVDQEMLVAMKRAGCECVQFGVESGSPEMLKALGKKILPADVERAAAAVRKAGINLSVYLITGIPGEDDEDLQQTVRLIDRIRPQDGQVSPLVYYPGTELLHGAVRRHEVPADLFEEKEGEGFLVRRDPFVERSRQSILKALQKAGKKGRFSRADFVAQRELVGYCFVTELLQAETLEQEGDWEGAVRLCKGMTRQEPDNPWGWLQLAGLQERGGDLEGAARSYRKLAQLVPNHLPAFVALGELALAQGDRAAAARHYQRALELDPADEAALDGAAQAGVGRGKRSTKR
- a CDS encoding DUF3971 domain-containing protein — protein: MQLKKIRAWLLPLLATILTVIVLGVSLIPRLLDLDTYKAEILAQVKASLKRDLQYQTGAFTMRLTPAFTFTGVTIKEKDGSTNFASADRLTVRIAILPLLRRELVLSRIELDHPAIRLWRDRQGVFNIADLLTPTGGEAPGIHGVELKKATIHFADYAFGERPVVTELSDADLFLSRITRGRDCDFKLNGQLASGKSRVPIDISGVAGIPAAGVPFTSMPVHGKIKTGPIDVGHFWPYYSRFVPFKSLSGQLELEANLKGHLNKFKGKTDFRFTRMNLDYPQVFHARLTPKSFKGSCSLQLTERDLEIDHVKTDLDGFKVSGKVKLSDLHSGDLRITATASSNSFNLRDYHQYIPYGIIVDDTSHFIEQKITGGVYRLDQGRLDGRVSQILHMERGQNYNVLYIKAHVEDGVVNYGSGIPVFTGIKGQLELAGKDFFLKGMTGRFGTSPLTLEGRITDYPLDHPCQYPFTAKVQPRQPEVVWLLGKGIGSFTTNGIVNLKGEGGTSLYKLSGDSDLTTASYSFKDLVAKPAGRTNSVSFSMEFDKEQFRITGLRYQLPPASLSATAVSRYDGPVSMEIRTNQFQSTEVGQLVPMVKKYHPTGMVQLLLHAAGPDMDRLTWGGNVGLSGVTLKPGEKIKPLTGVNGTVKVNGETYETSQLQVRLGTTSITGRGVLTGVQNPSWQLIFTSPSVDPADLGIATGGAPVRVERVQGNLTYQKDNLQITSLSGSLGKTSLQVKGSVKDLQHPLAELVVAAPYLNPDDLMPLFGGPGGDGHLTVRAHVTATEGKFKDFPFQHLRTSVFYENRVLQLLPFEFSSFEGEVTGRLRSDLTAPAHHALTCSVQKVSAAALLRSLGVKKQEVTGAISLQGDLNVRGESAADFKRSLQGNVKLRIERGSIRKFSTLSKIFSILNVSQLFKGELPDMVSGGMPFNKITGDIAFTNGVASTQNLFVDSNAMNISAVGKVDLVRDELDLNVGVQPLQTVDKVVSKIPIFGWILTGKDKSLITTYFEAKGRIEDPQVTAVPVKSLAKGVFNIFKRVFELPARLITDTGEVIIGR